Within the Bacteroidales bacterium genome, the region AGCAGGGCGCATTGTATGGAGACTGGCACCAGCTTTGGGTGCAAACCATTGCTACTGTAGCAGCCATCGCATATAGTGCAGTTTTTACATATATCATTTTCATTATCGTGGATAAAATGGTCGGAATACGGGTCTCTCCACGGGTTGAAGAAGAAGGATTGGATATTTATGAACATGGTGAAACAGCATATAACTGATAAATAATTAAGAATTAAGAATGAAAAGTTGAGTAGTTCTTAATTTTTATCTCTTAATTTTAAAATTTAACAAAATGTTAAGTATCCCTAAAGATTATCATCCGACACTGGATGTACAGCAGACGGAAGAAGCTGTGAAGATGATCAAACTCACATTTCAGGAAGAGTTGGCACAGGCATTATCCCTACGCAGGGTAACAGCCCCGCTTTTTGTCCTATCAGGCACAGGTATCAATGACAATCTGAACGGAATGGAGCGTCCGGTATCGTTTGAAATATCCGCCATCGGGCAACGTGCCGAAATCGTTCATTCACTGGCAAAGTGGAAACGCATGAAACTCGGTGCATACAATATCGAACCCGGGAAAGGACTCTATACCGATATGAATGCTATCCGGGCAGATGAAGAGGTGTTGGATAACCTGCATTCCGTATATGTGGACCAGTGGGACTGGGAGCGTACCATCACCGCTGCAGACCGTAACATCGGCTTCCTGAAAAAAATAGTCCGGAAAATATATCAGGCTATTCGTATTACGGAAAAAAAGGTACATGATACCTATCCAGATATCAGGCAATGGCTTCCGGATGATATCCATTTCATACACAGTGAAGAGTTGTTGGAATTGTATCCCCAGTTGTCTCCGAAAGAACGCGAAAACAAAATCGCAGAAAAGTATGGTGCTGTATTTGTTATCGGTATCGGCGGAGAACTGGCAGACGGAAAGATACATGACGGACGCTCGCCCGATTATGACGACTGGAGTACACCTGGTGAAAATGGTTTCAAGGGTCTCAACGGAGATATTATCCTTTGGAATCCATTGTTAAAAAGCGCTTTCGAAATCTCATCCATGGGCATCCGTGTGGATAAGACCGCTTTGGTGGAACAACTCAGGATCAGGGGATGTGAGGACCGGCTGGGCTTGCTTTTCCACAAGAGCCTGATGGAAGACAGGATACCTCTCTCTATCGGCGGCGGTATCGGACAGTCACGTCTTTGCATGTACCTTTTACACAGCGCCCATATCGGCGAAGTACAATCGAGTATCTGGCCGGAGGAAATGATCAGAAAATGTGCAGACAACCACATTATTTTAAAATAAAATATTTAAACAACATGATATATGCGGGAAACAGGGATGTTTATAAGTTCAGTGTGAAAAAGTTGTCTACTAATTTGCACTCATGGCTGTTGGTTTTGTATTTTTGCAGAATAACAGCGCATCCGGTTTTCGATATTTGCGAACATCCATGTAATCTGTGTTATTCGTGTCTTCATTAACCATTGAAATCAAATTTTAAACCATGTCTAATCTAAGATTCAAAGCAGTAGAAACAGCTTTCAGCAGGAAAGCCGTTCAGGTTCCTATTCCTGACAAAAAAACATCCGATTATTATGGAACGCTTGTTTTTGATCGCAACCAGATGCGCAAATATCTTTCGAAGGAGACGCTTAAAGTGGTGTTGGATGCCATCGATAAAGGGGTTCCCTTGGAACGTAGCATTGCCAACCACGTAGCAGCAGGTATGCGCATGTGGGCCATGGAACTGGGGGCTACCCACTATACGCACTGGTTTCATCCCCTGACCGATGGTACGGCTGAAAAACACGATGCATTCGTGGAACCTGATGGAAATGGTGGAGTAATTGAGGAATTTACCGGAAAACTCCTGGCACAGCAGGAACCCGATGCATCCAGTTTCCCCAGCGGCGGTATCCGTAATACTTTTGAAGCCCGCGGATATACGGCATGGGATCCTTCTTCTCCCGCATTTATTATAGACGATACACTCTGTATCCCGACCATTTTCATATCATATACCGGTGAATCGCTCGATTATAAACTGCCCTTGCTGAAAGCTATTCAGGCAGTAGACAGAGCAGCAACAGGTGTATGTAAATACTTCGACCGCAGTGTCAGAAAAGTAACTTCTTTTCTGGGCTGGGAACAGGAGTATTTCCTGGTGGATGAAGCCTTATATTCAGCTCGTCCCGATTTGCTTCTGACCGAACGTACCCTGATGGGGCATGAAAGCGCCAAAAACCAGCAGCTGGAAGACCATTATTTCGGTGCTATTCCTACTCGGGTTTCCGCATTCATGCGTGAACTGGAATACGAATGCTATAAGCTCGGCATTCCTGTAAAAACACGTCACAACGAGGTAGCTCCCAATCAGTTTGAACTTGCTCCGATTTATGAAGAAGCTAATTTAGCTGTAGACCACAACTTATTATTGATGTCTACCATGAAAAGAGTTGCAGAACACCATAATTTCAAGGTGTTGCTGCATGAAAAACCTTTTAAGGGCATCAATGGGTCAGGGAAACACAATAACTGGTCGTTGGGTACTGATACCGGAGTGAACTTACTTGGCCCCGGCAAAAATGCTTCCGAAAACCTCCAGTTCATCACTTTCCTTGCAAATGTGTTAATGGCGGTATACAAAAACAATGCATTGCTGAAAGCCAGCATATCGTCGGCTACCAATGCACACCGTCTGGGCGCTAACGAAGCCCCGCCGGCTATTATTTCCGTATTCCTCGGTTCGCAAATATCCAAAGTACTGGATAAACTGGAATCTAGTGAAGGGATCTCTACCATCAAGGTAACCGAAAAAACCGGAACCCGTCTTTCTTTAACACATATTCCCGAGATTTTGGTAGACAATACCGATCGTAACCGTACGTCACCTTTTGCTTTTACAGGGAACCGTTTCGAATTCCGTGCGGTAGGCTCGTCCGCCAACTGTGCTTCCGCTATGATCGCACTTAACACAGCTGTGGCATACCAGCTCAACCAGTTCAAAAAATCGGTGGATGAGCTGATTGCCAAAGGAACTAAGAAAGACGAAGCCATCTTTAAAATGATCCGTGAGTACATCATCGAATCGAAGCCCATTCGTTTTGACGGTAACGGTTACAGCGACGAATGGAAAGAAGAAGCTAAGAAACGCGGCCTCGATTGTGAAACCTGTGTGCCTGTAATTTATGATGCCTACCTTACTCCCCGTTCCGTGGATATGTTCACTTCCGCAGATGTGTTGAGTGAAAAGGAATTACATGCACGTAATGAGGTGAAATGGGAAGTATATACCAAGAAAATACAGATAGAGGCACGTGTGCTCGGTGATCTGGCGATGAATCATATCATTCCGGTGGCTACCCGTTATCAGGGAATGCTGCTCGATAATGTATACAAGATTCAATCAGTATATGACAATATTGAAAAAGCCAAGGCGGTATCTGCACAGGATTTTGAACTGATAGAGGATATATCGCATCATATCAATACTATTAAGACAAAGACCGATCAGATGATCGAAGCCCGTAAAGTGGCCAACAGGATCGAAAACGAGCGTGAAAAAGCCGTCACTTACTGCCGGGAAGTAGAACCGTTCTTTGACGAGATCCGCTACCATATCGATAAACTCGAGCTGATTGTCGATAATGAAATGTGGACACTGCCGAAATACAGGGAACTGTTATTTATCCGATAGAGTTAGTTTACCAATTTTTTCGTCCCGGCAGGAATTAGTCTGCCGGGATTTTTAATTGAAAAGTTGATACATTTCGTTCAGTATTGTGTTAAAAAGTAGATGTTTTAAGTATGCTATTTCAATTTTCTGATGGAAAATTTCTCTTAATTCCTATTCTGTTCTTTTTGATTTCCCTGCAAGGCTGTAAAATGAAAAGAACTGTTGTTTCCGATCATTCTTCCCATGTTATGGAAGAGGTGATCGGGGATATTACTTTCGAAAAAGGTTTTTCCCTTTCGCCGCTCGATCCACAAATTACCCAGCGAAAAGGTGCAGATAAGGCAAATACTGATACCCTTTATTTTTATCAGCCGGATACCCGACCGGTTTGGCAAATGTCGCAATGGTATAGTAAATATGACCTGGCAGGTACCATAACTCAAAAAAACAGGGACAGCATATCATACAGTAATCAGGGCAAGAAAATTACAAGGCATCATGACGGATCCCTGTTACTGGAGATCACAACAAGTACTGAATATGACCATCCCCGCCGGGATGGAGAACCATGGCCGCATTTACTGATCGAACAAAAGTTGAATAAAAGGGTAAACATCGGGGAAGTCCGGAAAATACTTTTTTCAATGGAAATGAAGTTGGTGAAGTGTACTAATATGATGCGTGAAGAAGATTTTAACGAGGCCTTACACACCGCCCAGACGCCTCTTTATTTTATTTTAAAAAATACCAATAAAAACTCTGAAGACTATAATTCCGCTATCTGGTTCGGTATTCCCTCTTTTGATTACCGATATACTAAGATGAGTGAAAAGGAATTAATATCCTGGGATATAGGAACACAGATGTTTATTTATAATGTTCCCCAAATACTTGTCTGGGGCGATATCTCTTTTCAGGATATGAGGTGGCATAAGGCTGAAACGGATCTATTGCCATTGATGATGCGGGCGGTTGAATCGATGCAGGAAAAAGGGGTTTTTACGGCGACATCACTTTCGGATTTGGTACTTACAGAAATGAACTTCGGATGGGAAGTTCCGGGGATTTTTGATGCGGCTGTCATGGTAAGAGGGATCAGTCTTAAAGTGGAAAGAGATACTCCTGATACCATGATGACAGCAAGCAGGTCAGGATTCCGGTAATCATCTGACAGGTATTGCCTGCCTTCCCGATATAATATGGTTTTATTTTCTACTCTTGGTATAAACCCATTCTAAGAAGCCGGGGTCTTCAAAGGCGACTTCCCAACTGTGATGCTTGATCCCTTCATATTCACTATAACGAAAGTTTGTGATGCCTAATTTTTCCAGTTCTTTTACGATCAATCTTGAATTTTCTACAGGGACCATCGGGTCTTTTTCTCCATGTATGATCCATATAGGCACTTTACCTGCCCATTTTTCAACGTTGGAAAGAGATGCTCCTGCCGACATGGCTACAGCGGCGGCAAACAGGTCAGGGTATTCGGCAATCATTTGATAGGTAGTATATCCACCCATGGAAACCCCACCTATATATATCCTGGTGGTATCTATAATATTACCGACTATGAGTTGATTTATAATATCATACACCATCTCTCCGTATGGGGAAAGGGATATTTCCATCTCATTACGGTTAGATTCTTCTCTCATCAGTTTTCTTGTTCCTACAAAAAAAGCAGATTTTCCATTTCTCATGATGTTTACAAAGGCGCTTCTCTTTGGGGCCTGTGGATATATCACTATAGACGGGTATTTTTTACGATTTTCCGGTTCAAGAAAAAGTTCTGCACCACGTTTTAATTGTCTTTCGTTGTCATTACCGGAAAGGCCTTTTCCATGTAGAAAAATAAACAACGGATATGATTTGCCTTCTTCCATATCTTCCGGCCATAGTATACGATAGGGTAAGGTATATTCTCCTTTCACATATTCTTTTTTTTCGAATAGGCTATAATCCGGTTTCCATGATTTTACCGACAGTATTAATGGTAAGACCGATATACAGGCAATAATAATGGCTGCCCTTTTTATGGATACGTTCATTTTACATAATTATATGCTTTTTTCAGATTACAGAATGGTACTTTGATCAAAATAATCCTGATCATCCGCATAGATGAAGATCAAAGTCCCTTCTTTTATGGTATCGATAATGGTCTTGCTGATTGATTTGGGAAGTGCCGGACAACCGAAACTTCGTCCCAAACGTCCTGCTGAAGCAATGACGGAAGGGTCGGCATAAGTAGCGCTATGGATCACGATAGCACGTTCTTTTGCACGGTCGTTGATTCCTTTTTCAAGGCCGTCAATAATCAGGGAGTAGCCATGTTTTCCCTGATAAGTATTTTCAGTGATAAAAAAACCTAATGAACTTTTATTCGATCCCCTTTCATTGGAAAAAGAGGTGGCATAATTTCCGCCGCTATTCTTACCGTGCGATACATGCGTCGAATACAGGATTTTTTTCTGTTTCATGTCCAACACATAAAGACGTTCCTCTGTCGATGGTTTTGAAAAGTCAATCAACGTGACCACATCTTTGTTTTTGGCATTTAATTTCTGATACCCGGTAACAGCGTATTCAAATGCCGTATAATTGACTACATGCTCCAACTCCATTTCTGTATAAAGTTGCTGACTCTCTGATAAAACCAATTCTTCTGAATCCCGTTCTTTACTCAACAGAAAATTGATCGGCAAGCAAAGAAACCATACACTAAAAAAGATAAAATATTTCTGCATGCCACAATTAAAACAACTTTTGTGCCAAATACCTATAATTGATTTCAGTCAAAAACAAAAACAAGTGTCTCTTCAACAGGAGCCCAGTCAAAAATGAACCTGGCATGCGAGGTGGCATTCCGTACACACATATGTGAACGGGGAGTTGTTCCGAGTGTCGGGATATATTCAATGATCTCTGTGTGTGGAAGATTTACCGGAACCCCATGTATGTATCCTCCATTGGAAAAACGACTGGCATAAGGTGCGAATCCGCCTATTTCCGTAGTCCCGTCTTTATAAAAAAACATCTGGCCTTTTTTCCCCTGGATTACAAAAATTCCGGTAGGGGTTGCGCGTTCAAAAGGCGGTTTACGGCGACCCGTAGTTGCCGGATTCATACTTCTTATCAACCATATTGCACCCACTTTTTCAAGCACTGTGATATTTTGATTGGTACGGTCAACGAAAATGGCTTTTTTGAAGATGACCGTATCATTGATCGGCCTGATATATTTTTTGGGAACCAGCCACTCTCCTTCAATACTGATTACATCTATTTTTGTAAATCCGGCAGTATCCGCAATATATTTAACAAGCGAACCGTCTTTTCCATATCGTTCCGCAACCGTCCGGTTATCCGGAAAAAATAAAGGGACCGATTGATTCTGGTCGACTCCGAAAGCATCGGATATGCTGTTATACTCATTTTTATGATTTACTTTAACTACCGGCGCTTTCCCGTTCATATTCCTGTAATTTTGTAAAATGCCCCAACGTACGTTTCCTTGTTGGATTGAATCAAGGAATACCAGATGCCTGCGTATTTTATCCCATTGAAATTTGCGAACGGTACTTTCATATGGAAAACTGTCCGGTAGCGTATATTGGTCATAAAGGAAATCCTTTTCCATCTCTACAGTCATGGGAGCTATTTTTCTGGAAATTATCCCTGTATGAGAATCTGTTTGATCAGGTAAAGATATAACATTCGTTTCCCGGGATAGTCTTTTTATTGTTTTCACAGAACAGGATTCTGATAATAAGACTATTGTCAGTAATGGTGCAATTATCTTTTGAATAGGTTTTATCCGGTGTAGCATTTTTCTGGTATGTGATGATTACCAGGGCAAAGGTATTGAATCTTTAAAGAAAATACCCGTTTTCAATAAAATGAATCCTATAAATAGGTTTAATCCGTAATTTTGCGTATGAATATAAAAGTGACCGTTCCGCTTTCAAGACGCTGAATTACAGCTTGATCAATTTTTCCAATTTTCCATCATGACCAGATCGGATAGTGGTTTGCGGAGAACAGAATGACGGTTCGGATCTGAAAAATCATTTTTTGGATAACCGAGGATGAGTAATGCTGTTGCTTCCATATAATCGGGGATGTCAAACTCCTTCCTAATGATATGCGGATCAAACAGGCCGACCATGACACTTCCTATGCCTACTTCCCGTGCTGCTAACATCATATGGTCTGTGATGATTCCTATATCCAGGTCCCCGGAACATTTGTTGTCATAGGGCCGTATCAGGGACTCCCTCGTATCCCTGCATATGATCATGACGCATGGCGCGCCGAATGTTTTGTATGCTTTCTGGACTTTTGTGATGTTTTCCGGCTCCTGGATAACAAGTATTCTTTGTGGTTGTTTGTTACAGGCTGTCGGTGCGACCCGGGCAGCCTGCAGTATATAGTCCAGTTTTTCTTTTTCTATTGCCTGTGCTATAAATGCCCTGACAGTACAACGCTGTTTCGCTAAATCTAAAAAATTCATGTGAGGTGTTTTTGATTGATTCCAAAACGATGGGGACATATTCTCCTGCATTCAAAGCATTTTAGTTCCAACTTGCCTTTTATTGTTTTGTAACATACTTTATAGCAATTTTTCTGACCAAATAATGCCGGATCATTTAATGCCCCTGAAGGGCAAACATCGACGCACAGATTACATCCTTTACAGATATCATATTCCAGTATCTGATCTGCTTCGATCCGAGCATTGGTTAAAATAGCGCTGAACCATAGGAGATTTCCATAATCTGGATTGGTTAAAAGGTAATTGCGTGTAATACATCCGAGTCCGGCAAGTTCTGCAGCATGTTTTAATGAGATATGTCCCCTGAAACGGCCATTATCCCATTTCCCACCCAATCCGCCTATTATTTTGGTTTTGTATCCCATTTCTTTGACTTGTTTTGCCGCTTCTTTTGCGGTATGGTTCATTTTTTCTACCATTTCGTTGCGGATGGAAGTATATTCAATTGTGGTTTTTGATAATGCTTCCCGTGGAAACGGTGATCCGAATACGATCACCGTTTTGCATCCCGGTAATTTATCTTCCGGAGAAAAACCAACTGTTGCATTGGTAAAACGATCTGAGGGAGTAATTCCCACTACGGACGCCCCCGATGCAATTCCTATTTCCCTGATTATGTTTTTGTCAAGCTGCCCCATAATTGAAAGCTAAATTAGAAAATTATCATTCAATCGTAAAGAATGTTGAAAAATAATTTGTGTTAATTCTGTTGACATAGGTTTACGGCCGGATGACGATAAATTGATTGATGAATAAAGAAATTGAAATACAGCAGCACAACTAAAACATTACTGAAACAGCTATTTGGCGATGATGCCGATAAAAAATCTTGATATTTAAGAAGAAAAGAAATTTAATAACTGTAGTTAAAATTAGCATTGAAAAATTATTAAATGCTTGTTAGCAATGTCTTAGTCAAGTCACAACGATCGGTCAGTTCATTTTATTCATGCGAAGCATACCATATTGACGATTTTCCGTTCAAGCGAAGCCGGAGGCGGAGCGCGTTAAAATCGTTAAGCCGTTTTTGATTACTTTTTGCGGCGTCAAAAAGTAATGAAGATAAATTAAAGTGATTTAACAACGTTATTATAAACTTGGCCAATTTGATATGTAATTATTTGATTTTTAGGCAAAATATTTTTTTCTGTAAATAAAATTAATTTTATTAAAAAATAAACCTTTACTTTGCATTTAAAAGTACTTTTAATTACAATAATTTATTAATGTGAATACACATGAAAGAAATAATTAATGACAAGCCTTATCTGGTTGGACTGGGCTTTATTTTTGTTAGTTTTCTTGTTTATTTAGCCGGAATGAATGTAGAGGGGGATGCTACGCTGGGGCTTTTTTTTGTGAATTATATTTTTACAGCCATTGCATGGGTGTATTTGGCCATTTCAGTTATATTTTTCCGCAAGACATTCCGTTTCTTCCGCATCTTTCCTGTTCTGGTGTTATCGCTGATCAGTGCTTATTCTTTGAACAGGTTTATGAATCTGTTCGATACCTCTCCGCTATGGTTTTTCCTTGTGCTTGTGTTGGTCTCGTTGGCCTGTTTATCATTGGCGGGATTCAGGGGGATGAACCGTTATTTTCAATGGCTGGTATTGACATTGGTCGGGGTGGGAATAGTTGTGTTTTTCTATCTGGGTATTTACCTGATTCCCGCATATCCGGTCAGTGCGTTTCTTTTCTGGGTGTTGGGAATTTCTTTGCATAGTTTTGTTCCATTACTTTTTTTGATATTTATTTTTATATGGATATTCCGTTATACCCGGAAAGGCGAAATGGCAGTAAAGGGTTTGTATGCCGGGAGCGGATTGGTACTTATCCTGGCAATCATATTTACCTTCCGGTGGGCTTCGGTGGTCAATGGCATTAATGATACTTATCAGGAGTCATTTGCTGAAGATGATGTAACATTGCCGGCCTGGGTCAGGGTATCCCAGCGTATCCCCAGGAATAACATTACCAATAAAGCATTGAAGGTAGGACTTACTTACGTTTTACCCGATTTTAACACACTAAACCTTTCCAACTTCCGTTTTTCTACGGGATTTACAGAGCAGCAGCTGCATGATCCGTTCATTGTTGTGGCGGCACTCGTCGCCGGACAACCCCGTCTTAATGACGAAGAAAAAATAAAAATACTGGAAAGTATCTACGATTCGCGTCATCAGGCAACCGAACGATTATGGAGCGATGAGGGGATCAAAACCACTTATGTGAACTCTTCCATACAGATATGGCCTCAATTTCGTATGGCGTATACAGAGCAAATCATCATGCTCAGGAATACCCGGATCGGATGGCGGGATACCGGTGAAGCCGTATATACTTTTCATTTGCCCGAAGGTTCGGTAGTGACTTCACTTTCTTTATGGATCAACGGTGAAGAGGAAAAAGGGATACTGACCACTAAGGGTAAAGCCGATTCGGCATACCGGACAATCGTAGGTGTGGAGGCCCGGGACCCGTCATTGGTGCATTGGCAGGAGGGGTCAACTGTAAGCGTGCGTGTTTTTCCGGTCACATCAAAAGAAGAACGGGTATTTAAAATAGGTATTACGTCCCCTTTAAGGAAAAAAGAAACAAAGCTCGTGTATGAACCCGTTTATTTTGAAGGTACCGACTGCAGTAAAGCAAGAGAAACCATCCATGTCCGATTTATGGATGAACCTCTACAGTTGAAATATCCGCCGTTTATGGGAAAAAACCACACAGGTCTGGAAAGTAAACGGAAAAGCAGGTACAAGAGCAACTGGACAATTTCTATGGATGATCCTGGTTTATCCGTCGAGCCCTTCTGTTTTGATGCACATTGCTATCATATACAGGAACTTCAGTCAAAGGAAGTGCAGGTTGATATAAAAGAAGTGTATCTGGATGTAAACCGCTCATGGAGCAAAAAAGAATTCGATGCTGTGTGGAATGCTTCGGATGGCAGAAAAGTAAAGGTATTCAACGGTCAGGAAATGGTTACGGTAAATTCAGGAAATAAAGACGAGGTATATCGTGATTTGAGTAAGCTTCAGTTTTCTCTTTTCCCGGTTCACCTGATTAATAAAACGGACCAAAGCCTGCTGATAAGCAAGAGTACTTCCGCTTCTCCCAATTTATCCGATTTAAAGGATAGTCGCTTTTTCAGAAAAATGAAATCTGCATTACATCCGGAACAATCTGTATATTTTCTGGACATAGGAGAAACATTGTCTCCATACCTGAAAACTCTCCGGGAATACCGGTTATTGAATTATCGGAAAGGAAATATTGAGGATGTATATAAAACAATGAAACAATCTGTTTTTTTGCAGGCTTCGCTTGAAAATGATCATCAGGTGGCGGTACACGATGCGGGAATTAATATCATCAAACAATCCGGGTCTTTAACAGGAAATGCTCCCGACCACCTGATGCGTTTGTTTGCTTACAACCATATCATGTTCCGTTATGCCGGCAGTTGGAACTCGGTTTCAACACTTACCGAAGAAATGGTGGAAGAAGCCCGGCAAGCCTATGTCGTTTCGCCGGTCTCGAGTCTTGTTGTGCTGGAATCCCAGAAGGATTACGAACGTTTTGGCATTACAGATGCAGACAATAGCCTGAAGAACGCATCGAAAAAATCGAAGGGTGCCATACCTGAGCCTCACGAATGGGCATTATTACTCATTGTAATAGCCGTGACGTGTTATCTGTATATCCGTAAAAAGAATCCTGACTTTTTGATCAGAAAAATATAATTGCGGTATTGATGGTCGCATTGTTGAAACAATTTAATCTATGGAGCGCTGGTAAGATCATCTTTGTCTTATCTGTTTTTTCCTGTATATTGCTTGTCATCTTGTTCTTTCGTGAATATCTGTCTGCCCAGTTATTCAATCTGGCTTTGGGTGTAATCGTGATCCCTTTTGCCATAAAGATAAATTCCCGGAAAAAAGGATCTTTCCGTTTTGCGATAGTGGCCGTATCGTTTATGCTTCTCTCATTTTATGTTCCGGTGCATACATTTATTTACTTCGCCCTGATCTCTGTTTTGCTTTTTCTGGTAGAATCACGTTTTGGGCGGATCAATTTTCTGACTGTTGTCGTAGCGGTTTTGGTCATGCCTATTACCAGCTATTTATTGAATACTTTTAGTTTTCCTGTTCGGATATGGCTGACTTCTGTTTGTGGATATTTATTCGGCCTGGCAGGGGTTCCGGTCGTAATAGCCGGCAATACGATTGTTTTTGATGGAGTCGATTTTACAGTAGATCCGGCTTGTATGGGGCTCAGTA harbors:
- a CDS encoding murein L,D-transpeptidase catalytic domain family protein, translating into MQKYFIFFSVWFLCLPINFLLSKERDSEELVLSESQQLYTEMELEHVVNYTAFEYAVTGYQKLNAKNKDVVTLIDFSKPSTEERLYVLDMKQKKILYSTHVSHGKNSGGNYATSFSNERGSNKSSLGFFITENTYQGKHGYSLIIDGLEKGINDRAKERAIVIHSATYADPSVIASAGRLGRSFGCPALPKSISKTIIDTIKEGTLIFIYADDQDYFDQSTIL
- the asnA gene encoding aspartate--ammonia ligase; the encoded protein is MLSIPKDYHPTLDVQQTEEAVKMIKLTFQEELAQALSLRRVTAPLFVLSGTGINDNLNGMERPVSFEISAIGQRAEIVHSLAKWKRMKLGAYNIEPGKGLYTDMNAIRADEEVLDNLHSVYVDQWDWERTITAADRNIGFLKKIVRKIYQAIRITEKKVHDTYPDIRQWLPDDIHFIHSEELLELYPQLSPKERENKIAEKYGAVFVIGIGGELADGKIHDGRSPDYDDWSTPGENGFKGLNGDIILWNPLLKSAFEISSMGIRVDKTALVEQLRIRGCEDRLGLLFHKSLMEDRIPLSIGGGIGQSRLCMYLLHSAHIGEVQSSIWPEEMIRKCADNHIILK
- a CDS encoding glutamine synthetase III, with the protein product MSNLRFKAVETAFSRKAVQVPIPDKKTSDYYGTLVFDRNQMRKYLSKETLKVVLDAIDKGVPLERSIANHVAAGMRMWAMELGATHYTHWFHPLTDGTAEKHDAFVEPDGNGGVIEEFTGKLLAQQEPDASSFPSGGIRNTFEARGYTAWDPSSPAFIIDDTLCIPTIFISYTGESLDYKLPLLKAIQAVDRAATGVCKYFDRSVRKVTSFLGWEQEYFLVDEALYSARPDLLLTERTLMGHESAKNQQLEDHYFGAIPTRVSAFMRELEYECYKLGIPVKTRHNEVAPNQFELAPIYEEANLAVDHNLLLMSTMKRVAEHHNFKVLLHEKPFKGINGSGKHNNWSLGTDTGVNLLGPGKNASENLQFITFLANVLMAVYKNNALLKASISSATNAHRLGANEAPPAIISVFLGSQISKVLDKLESSEGISTIKVTEKTGTRLSLTHIPEILVDNTDRNRTSPFAFTGNRFEFRAVGSSANCASAMIALNTAVAYQLNQFKKSVDELIAKGTKKDEAIFKMIREYIIESKPIRFDGNGYSDEWKEEAKKRGLDCETCVPVIYDAYLTPRSVDMFTSADVLSEKELHARNEVKWEVYTKKIQIEARVLGDLAMNHIIPVATRYQGMLLDNVYKIQSVYDNIEKAKAVSAQDFELIEDISHHINTIKTKTDQMIEARKVANRIENEREKAVTYCREVEPFFDEIRYHIDKLELIVDNEMWTLPKYRELLFIR
- a CDS encoding prolyl oligopeptidase family serine peptidase; protein product: MNVSIKRAAIIIACISVLPLILSVKSWKPDYSLFEKKEYVKGEYTLPYRILWPEDMEEGKSYPLFIFLHGKGLSGNDNERQLKRGAELFLEPENRKKYPSIVIYPQAPKRSAFVNIMRNGKSAFFVGTRKLMREESNRNEMEISLSPYGEMVYDIINQLIVGNIIDTTRIYIGGVSMGGYTTYQMIAEYPDLFAAAVAMSAGASLSNVEKWAGKVPIWIIHGEKDPMVPVENSRLIVKELEKLGITNFRYSEYEGIKHHSWEVAFEDPGFLEWVYTKSRK
- a CDS encoding L,D-transpeptidase encodes the protein MKTIKRLSRETNVISLPDQTDSHTGIISRKIAPMTVEMEKDFLYDQYTLPDSFPYESTVRKFQWDKIRRHLVFLDSIQQGNVRWGILQNYRNMNGKAPVVKVNHKNEYNSISDAFGVDQNQSVPLFFPDNRTVAERYGKDGSLVKYIADTAGFTKIDVISIEGEWLVPKKYIRPINDTVIFKKAIFVDRTNQNITVLEKVGAIWLIRSMNPATTGRRKPPFERATPTGIFVIQGKKGQMFFYKDGTTEIGGFAPYASRFSNGGYIHGVPVNLPHTEIIEYIPTLGTTPRSHMCVRNATSHARFIFDWAPVEETLVFVFD
- a CDS encoding nitroreductase family protein: MNFLDLAKQRCTVRAFIAQAIEKEKLDYILQAARVAPTACNKQPQRILVIQEPENITKVQKAYKTFGAPCVMIICRDTRESLIRPYDNKCSGDLDIGIITDHMMLAAREVGIGSVMVGLFDPHIIRKEFDIPDYMEATALLILGYPKNDFSDPNRHSVLRKPLSDLVMMENWKN
- a CDS encoding 4Fe-4S binding protein is translated as MGQLDKNIIREIGIASGASVVGITPSDRFTNATVGFSPEDKLPGCKTVIVFGSPFPREALSKTTIEYTSIRNEMVEKMNHTAKEAAKQVKEMGYKTKIIGGLGGKWDNGRFRGHISLKHAAELAGLGCITRNYLLTNPDYGNLLWFSAILTNARIEADQILEYDICKGCNLCVDVCPSGALNDPALFGQKNCYKVCYKTIKGKLELKCFECRRICPHRFGINQKHLT